Below is a genomic region from Bacteroidales bacterium.
ATCCGGTTGATCCTGAAGTTTGTGTTATTACGGAGAACCAGCCAGTAGAACAGGTAGAAAACACTTAGCGCGATACCTGATTTTATTGCGTATTCAAAAAAATCATTCATGGTTGTTCTTTTTTGATTTTTTCAATTCCTCTTCGGTCATCCGCATGATCTCCTCCAGGTCCTTCATGCTCAGATTATTCTCCTGTGCAAAAAAGGCTGCCATTTTAGGAAAGGAATTATTGAAGTAATCCGACAGGAATCCTTTAAAATGCACACGGGCGTAGGCGTCCTTGCTTACTACCGGGTAATATTCATAAGTATTTCCATATTGTTTGTGAGAAATAAATTCCTTTTTCTCAAGGACCCGTATGACAGTGGATACGGTGTTATACGGAGGCTTGGGATCGGGCATCCTGTCGATGACGTCTTTTA
It encodes:
- a CDS encoding BlaI/MecI/CopY family transcriptional regulator → MKKLTQAEEEVMQILWDLGKGFVKDVIDRMPDPKPPYNTVSTVIRVLEKKEFISHKQYGNTYEYYPVVSKDAYARVHFKGFLSDYFNNSFPKMAAFFAQENNLSMKDLEEIMRMTEEELKKSKKNNHE